In Actinomyces weissii, a genomic segment contains:
- a CDS encoding Rossmann-like and DUF2520 domain-containing protein has translation MSLETSSRPGRLGVGVISAGRVGAVLGSALRAAGHQVVGAHAVSADSRERAEVLLPGVPLLEVHEILRRAELVLLAVPDDALAPLVQGAADLGHWQDGQLVVHTSGRYGTAVLEPARRAGAIPLAIHPAMTFGGFSTDVARLVGCPMAVTAPAPVLPIAQALAVELGGEPFVLEEAARPAYHAALAHGANHLVTLVSQAVRVLAAAGVADGAATLRPLLGTALERALSEGEAGLTGPVSRGDAGTVAAHLQALGGLRDETGRDLGDVVATYRVLAEATARRCQASGRISASQAQAVQEALSAAGPADGCEDGPAGESAGGPAPGS, from the coding sequence ATGAGCCTTGAGACCTCCTCCAGACCGGGCCGCCTGGGCGTCGGCGTCATCTCCGCCGGGCGCGTGGGCGCCGTGCTCGGCTCCGCGCTGCGGGCCGCCGGGCACCAGGTGGTGGGTGCGCACGCCGTCTCCGCCGACAGCCGTGAGCGCGCCGAGGTGCTCCTGCCCGGGGTGCCCCTGCTGGAGGTGCACGAGATCCTCCGCCGCGCCGAGCTGGTGCTGCTGGCAGTGCCCGACGACGCCCTGGCCCCCCTGGTCCAGGGGGCCGCAGACCTGGGCCACTGGCAGGATGGCCAGCTGGTGGTCCACACCTCCGGCCGCTACGGCACCGCCGTCCTGGAGCCTGCGCGCCGGGCCGGGGCGATCCCCCTGGCGATCCACCCCGCCATGACCTTCGGGGGCTTCTCCACGGACGTGGCCCGCCTGGTGGGCTGCCCCATGGCCGTGACCGCGCCCGCCCCCGTGCTGCCTATCGCCCAGGCGCTCGCGGTGGAGCTCGGCGGTGAGCCCTTCGTGCTGGAGGAGGCCGCCCGCCCCGCCTACCACGCCGCGCTCGCCCACGGGGCGAACCACCTGGTCACCCTGGTCTCGCAGGCGGTGCGGGTGCTCGCCGCCGCCGGGGTGGCTGACGGCGCAGCCACCCTGCGGCCCCTGCTCGGCACCGCCTTGGAGCGGGCCCTGAGCGAGGGGGAGGCGGGTCTGACCGGGCCGGTCTCCCGGGGTGACGCCGGAACCGTCGCCGCCCACCTGCAGGCCCTGGGCGGGTTACGGGACGAGACGGGCCGGGACCTGGGCGACGTCGTCGCCACCTACCGGGTGCTGGCGGAGGCGACGGCGCGTCGCTGCCAGGCATCCGGAAGGATCAGCGCCAGCCAGGCGCAGGCGGTGCAGGAGGCCCTGAGTGCGGCCGGGCCCGCAGACGGGTGTGAGGACGGGCCTGCGGGTGAGTCTGCGGGCGGTCCCGCCCCCGGTAGCTGA
- a CDS encoding lysine--tRNA ligase, with protein MTDAQTQPESTPVPAAADAAAPAVQEQVTQPSPDAPAKAPKAAPGPGEQFEVRAAKRERLRAEGWEPYPVQLPITSTIAQVRAAYSHLQPGEETQDEVGLAGRVVFLRNTGKLCFVTLQDGPGATIQAMLSAKSLPGHGHTSLASFKSDVDLGDHLFVHGRVIASRRGELSVFAETALTQGTDPATLPDLGDDAVATPAWRIASKALRPLPKTWTNEAGEAVTLSEDNRVRRRELDLLIRPAARDMVRTRAAVVRSLRENFHRRDYIELETPMLQVIHGGASARPFTTHMNAFDMDLYLRIATEIYLKRAVVGGVDRVFEINRNFRNEGVDSSHSPEFTALEAYEAYSDYDGMAELTRNLVQQAARDALGLEEGKEVVTLADGTEYDLSGQWRKIDLYTAVSEGVGEEVTVETPRERLVQLAEKLGLEVDDYAVAGKIVEDIFEVTVGDSLWEPTFVYDFPEDTSPLTRYHRSKPGLTEKWDLYIRGFETATAYSELADPVVQRERFEAQALAAANGDPEAMVLDEDFLVAMEQGFPPCGGMGMGIDRLLMALTGQGIRETITFPLVKRS; from the coding sequence GTGACTGACGCGCAGACCCAGCCCGAGAGCACCCCCGTCCCTGCTGCCGCCGACGCCGCCGCGCCCGCCGTGCAGGAGCAGGTCACCCAGCCCAGCCCGGACGCCCCCGCTAAGGCCCCCAAGGCGGCCCCTGGCCCGGGAGAGCAGTTCGAGGTACGGGCCGCCAAGCGCGAGCGCCTGCGGGCTGAGGGCTGGGAGCCCTACCCGGTCCAGCTGCCCATCACCTCCACCATCGCCCAGGTCCGGGCCGCCTACAGCCACCTGCAGCCTGGCGAGGAGACCCAGGACGAGGTGGGCCTGGCCGGGCGCGTGGTCTTCCTGCGCAACACCGGCAAGCTGTGCTTCGTGACCCTCCAGGACGGCCCTGGGGCCACTATCCAGGCCATGCTCTCCGCCAAGTCCCTGCCCGGCCACGGCCACACCAGCCTGGCCTCCTTCAAGTCCGACGTGGACCTGGGCGACCACCTGTTCGTGCACGGCCGGGTGATCGCCTCCCGCCGCGGCGAGCTGTCCGTCTTCGCTGAGACCGCGCTGACGCAGGGCACGGACCCGGCCACCCTGCCCGACCTGGGTGACGACGCCGTCGCCACCCCCGCCTGGCGTATCGCCTCCAAGGCCCTGCGCCCCCTGCCCAAGACCTGGACCAACGAGGCCGGTGAGGCCGTCACCCTCAGTGAGGACAACCGGGTCCGCCGTCGTGAGCTGGACCTGCTGATCCGCCCGGCCGCCCGGGACATGGTGCGCACCCGCGCCGCCGTCGTGCGCTCCCTGCGCGAGAACTTCCACCGCCGTGACTACATCGAGCTGGAGACCCCCATGCTCCAGGTGATTCACGGGGGCGCCTCCGCCCGTCCGTTCACGACCCACATGAACGCCTTCGACATGGACCTCTACCTGCGGATCGCCACCGAGATCTACCTCAAGCGGGCGGTCGTGGGCGGCGTGGACCGGGTCTTCGAGATCAACCGGAACTTCCGCAACGAGGGCGTTGACTCCTCCCACTCCCCCGAGTTCACCGCGCTGGAGGCCTATGAGGCCTACTCCGACTACGACGGCATGGCGGAGCTCACCCGCAACCTGGTGCAGCAGGCCGCCCGGGACGCCCTGGGCCTGGAGGAGGGCAAGGAGGTCGTCACCCTGGCCGACGGCACCGAGTACGACCTGTCCGGCCAGTGGCGCAAGATCGACCTGTACACCGCGGTCTCTGAGGGCGTGGGTGAGGAGGTCACGGTGGAGACCCCCCGTGAGCGGCTCGTCCAGCTCGCGGAGAAGCTGGGCCTGGAGGTGGACGACTACGCCGTGGCCGGGAAGATCGTGGAGGACATCTTTGAGGTCACCGTGGGCGACAGCCTGTGGGAGCCGACCTTCGTCTACGACTTCCCCGAGGACACCTCCCCCCTGACCCGCTACCACCGCTCCAAGCCGGGCCTGACCGAGAAGTGGGACCTCTACATCCGGGGCTTCGAGACCGCCACCGCCTACTCCGAGCTGGCTGACCCGGTGGTGCAGCGCGAGCGCTTCGAGGCCCAGGCCCTGGCGGCCGCCAACGGCGACCCGGAGGCCATGGTCCTGGACGAGGACTTCCTGGTGGCCATGGAGCAGGGCTTCCCGCCCTGCGGCGGCATGGGCATGGGCATCGACCGCCTGCTGATGGCCCTGACCGGTCAGGGCATCCGCGAGACCATCACCTTCCCGCTGGTCAAGCGCTCCTGA
- the panD gene encoding aspartate 1-decarboxylase, which translates to MSTRLRTMMTSKIHRATVTQADLNYVGSITVDADLLDAADLLPGERVDICDCTNGNRLSTYLIPGRRGSGEICVNGAAAHLVQPGDVVILIAYAQMDDDTARSYRPHVVFVDEHNRIVEHGSEPGQVPEDSDAARHQGLRSSGTPLAEARD; encoded by the coding sequence ATGAGCACCCGCCTGCGGACGATGATGACGTCCAAGATCCACCGCGCCACCGTCACCCAGGCCGACCTGAACTACGTCGGCTCGATCACCGTGGACGCGGACCTCCTAGACGCCGCGGACCTCCTGCCCGGCGAACGCGTGGACATCTGCGACTGCACCAACGGCAACCGCCTGTCCACCTACCTGATCCCCGGCAGGCGCGGCTCCGGGGAGATCTGTGTCAACGGGGCGGCCGCCCACCTGGTGCAGCCCGGGGACGTGGTGATCCTGATCGCCTACGCCCAGATGGATGACGACACCGCCCGGAGCTACCGCCCCCACGTGGTCTTCGTGGACGAGCACAACCGGATCGTGGAGCACGGCAGCGAGCCCGGGCAGGTCCCTGAGGACTCAGACGCCGCCCGCCATCAGGGCCTGCGCTCCTCCGGCACCCCGCTGGCCGAGGCGCGGGACTGA